The stretch of DNA GATTTTGCAGATAGGGTATTAGCTCTGTGACTCCAGATGAGTTATTTCACCTCTCCAAGCTTCAGATTCAgtgtctataaaatgaggattaaTAGTATCAAACTCGGTGGGTTGCTCTGAGAATTAAAAGAGATAATCCATATAAAGGCATTAGCATAGAGCCTGGCATAGTGAAAATGCTCGATGTTAACTAGTATTGTTATTCATAGATATAAAACAATAAAGCATCATCACATCATGTCCATCTTCCCACCTAAAACCCTTTTCAATGGCTTCTGACCATCCTCTACATTGGCTGATGGTCCTAAAGGccttcagagccaccagaaagcaCAGTACAAAGCAGTTATTGCAAGACAAGCTTGTGCACAGATGGCAAGGACTCTAAAAAGGTGGCTTAGGATATTCTTTGATTCTGCCTTTTTCTTCTAAGGCAGGTTCTGTCTCTGAGACTGTAGAACTTGATGGACAAGCACCGCCTGGTAAGGAGGATAGGGAGGAGTGAGGGGAAAGGATTGATGAGGGGGGAGACTATGAGGTGGGACACAGGATTTCTGCTTGTGCTGGGTACTCTTGGTCATAAAATTTCACTGTAGCTCATTTGTTGTAAACCTCTGATCTGTTTTCTTATTCCTCGTTCATTGAACATTCAcagtgtgccaagcactgttagAGGGATTGAGGATATTGCCACAAATGAAGTCTGAACTTTTGTAGAGCTTAAATTTTGATGGGGTTATCTTTCTTGTCAGCAAATTTTATTCTCCTAGAAGTTTTATTTCGCCCCAACTTCTTCCTCCATGATAGGAATGAAAGGATCCAGTAGGACACACTTCCTGTTCTAGATCCATATTGGAAAGAGCTTTATTGTGTGGAGCGTGGTGTCTACTCCTTTTGGGGGAATTCTGTTTGTATTTTGTAGGGGAGGGCAATAATAGAGACGTTAATCACTCCAAAGAACACTCCTCTTATCAGTCTTCAAAATACCCACTTGAGTATGTATCGTCACAGGGGAAGGCAATGAGGCTGAGGACTTAAGTGATTTTCCCAAGTGGAGGAGGGACTCAAGATTCAGACTTTACATCCCatggtttatttctgtttttcataaaCTGGGAGTTATTTGCTCAACTGCAAACAAATAAAGATGATGGCATTGGCTTGATATCAGTGGCTGGGATTTCCAGTTAGTAGATTTTACAGTGCATACAATTTCAGATAAAGTAGTCTTCATGGCATCTGATATAGCTTAGTGATTCCCAGTTGCTAAGTCTATGGACCAATGATGGTCTATGACAAAGTTGTCACCAATCTCaccaaaatgcaaaataaatgtaaattaaaggcGTTTCTTTCATAATGTCTTCTCAACTTTTGGTTATGAGATGATGGTGAAAGTAAGAGGTAGTTAGgcatttgtctgtttttagattattattttacaaaataaaaagctggcAAACTTATGTCTGTCAATTCGTTTTTTGTTATAATTTACTATTTGGTAAATTCAAAAGTTTGGGGGGACCTCCTGCAACTAATGAAATGAGAGTTAGAAGTTCTGTTTCTGGCAATATTGAAtattagtgtttaaaaaaaaaaaaaagatctttctaGTGCAAAATGcctaaaaagaaaagttggaaaataaGATTGGAAAAAGGGGccaaaaattataagaaatcaCAAATTAGAGAAAACTACATTTGGGAAAGACAAGACAAATATCAAGGTGTGAGCAATGTGGGAGGTAGGATCAAAGACTTTTGCCTAAAGCTACTGCTCCCAAAAGGTGATATTCTTGGTGAAAAgaggaagtaggaaaaaaagtttttctcaGAGGGAGCCCAGTAAATACAACTGCCTGTCTTACCCTTGGGATGCTAGGAAGGATAAGTTTCTCCTGAGAAATTCATTACCATGTGTCATTCTCATTGGATTTAAGGCTAGAATTCCCATTACTAATATGAACTGGAAAATCCCAAGCTGAGAATCCAAAAAATCTGGGTTGGGTAGTGTCTCTAGATGCCTGATAGGAACAAGTAAATTTTCTCTGAAGGAGTGCAACTTGATTTCAGGCCTTAAAGAATTCCTACAGATGTAGTTCCAATGAACATTAGCTCAAAATCAAACATCACAAAATGTATGAGGAAATAAGATGCCATGGCTTGAAATCAAGAGAAACCTCAAGAATCAAAatcagaagtttaaaaatttcAGGAATTAGAAATGTtggatacaaaatataaaaaggagtATTAAAAGTGtaagaaatggggcacctgggtggctcagtcagttaagcggctgccttcggctcaggtcacggtcctggagttttgggatcaagccccgcattgggctccctgctcagcgggaagcctgcttctccctcttcctcttcctgtgctgtgttctctctcggtgtatccctgtcaaataaataaataaaatcttaaaaaaaaattttttttaaaaagtgtaagaattaccaagtatatatttttaaaaagaatcaattaGGATCTGTATAAGTGAAAAATATAACCACTGGCATTTAAAAGTTTCACTTACACAGGTAAAGAGAGAGTTCATGAACTGGAAGTAAGATATGAAACAATTACTCTGAAAGCATAGAAGAAGGAGGTGGAAAATATAGGAGGTAAGGTAAAAGAAGGGAAACATGGAATGAGAAGGTACAACATACATTTAAGTAGAATTATGGAAAGtaataacagagaaaatgaaggagaTGCATGCCCAAAGttataatagaggaaaaatttCTGGAATTGATGAAATGGAGGAATCTTTAGGTTCAGAAATCCTTATGAATACCAAACAATGATAAATTGGAAATCCACACCTAGATACAGTGTATTGAAGTTATACAATGTCAACAGATCTTGAAAAagctacagagaaaagaaaaataagtcatgaAGAATGCTAATAAGTTGATAGCTGTCTTCTCAGCAGCTGCTATGGAAATTAAAGGACAGATACACATTAAAAATCCTTCATTGGgggaatcttggaacattgaaaaaatagtattttaaaaaatccttcattGAAAAATAGGTAACTAGCCAAATGTAATATCTAACGAattagttcttcaaaaagtttacATTGCATTAGTTTTAGAAAACACCTTTTTACCTATAACTGGAATGAACTGGCCCACAAACTTGAAGTACACAACTTTACCACATATATTTTCACATAGCCACTTACCTTTCATATGTTCCACATGCTTCGTTATTGTGAAGCTCAATGTCTTGCTTTGAGGGTTCCCATGTCACTTAAATTGAATTGTCTAAGAACACTCCAAAGTGGATTAGTTTTCCTTCTAATGCCAGATGTAGACGGAAATGAAATTTGGTCCGTTGATACCACCCCCTGCAGTTACTTTTTCACTACCCTATTGCAGTTGAATTTGGCCTTGAAGAGTTCTGTGGACATTTGTTCATTACAAGGACACTTTAATGAGTTCAGATCATTGCATAACCACTTTTACTTATAGCTTGAGTGACAGTCATAACCTCCTGGAGAACAGTGGGTCACATTGACTCTTAGACCACCAGCACCATTCTCAGATGCAAAATACTGTTCTTATTTCTGAGAACGGTCACCATCCTTCTTAGAGTGGAGGCAGAGTTTTAAAACTATAGGAAATACCAAAGATCTTGTATTCATCTCTCCCAGGACCATGATATCTGCTTAGTCTACACTTGTGTGAGCAGAAGAAAACTACTCAATGACCCTCATGGTATCTTCTCCGGTTGATATTTCTCCTCTGGTATAGACTGAACATTTGTGTCCCCTCGAAATCCATGTTGAACTTTAACCCCcactgtgatggtatttggaagtgaggacttgggaggtaattaggttacCAGGGCAGAAGCCTCGTGAATGGGATTGGTGCCCTTGTAAAAGATACCCAAGAGGGCTCCCTTGTTCCTTCCACCATGAGGGCACATTGAGAAGACAATTGTCTGTGAATTAGGAAGTGATTCTTACCAGACACCCAGTCTGTCAGggctttgatcttggactttccagccatcagaactgtgagaaataaatttctgttgtttataagcctcCCAGTTTATAGTCCAGCAACCTGGACTAAGGCGTTCTTCTAATTTAAAAGGTCTTTCACAGTCCACTTTCAGCAACTGACTCCAAAATGGGCAGCATCTAGTTGTATGGTGACACAGCTGCCAATGTCTCCTCCTAAAGGAGAACAAAACTCACACAATCAATTTCTTGTGGGACCACTCTATCAGGCAAACTACTATAACTGAAATGCCTGAACAGACTTGCACCTGTGGGTTACAGGTGTGCTTACGTGAAAATCCCACTCCTTGCTTATTTCTATATATGGAAAGTATGTCTGATGGTACATAATTAAAGTATGATCAGTAGATATcaaacttgttttcctttttggaaaataGGTCTGATTGCTTAGCATGAATATTATGTTGGAAAGAagcaagttgttgtttttttttaaacttaatttaatttttttttcagtgatcctaaattcattgtttatgcaccacacccagagaaGTAGGTTTTAATTCCAAGGACGAAAAAACCTGACACATAAAATCTAACTACTTGCAAAAGGGCATTTATAAGTTACTaggattttaaaggaaaatgaatgtCCATTGAAGAGTAGTTTACGCAGAGCTCTCATTTTTCACATGTGTTATTCTACATATATTTTGGCTCAAAGTTTTGGATCCTTGATCTcagggattttttgtttgtttgtttgtttaaggcaTAGTAACACCAGGATTTTGAGAAATCTTGGGAAATTCATGCCGTATAAGAAATATTAGGAGTCACTTTTTTCCAAGGTgccatttatattaaaatatttgaaacacttattacaaaaataatgcaTGCTCTTTACTtaaaatttgcaaataatattcaagtatataaagtaaaaaccGAAAGTTCCCTACGCCCCTGATCCATCTCACTTCTCATTGAGAGCCACTATTAACAGTGTTATGTATCTTCCTCCAGATCTAGTTTTATTTCCTGCATCTTGCTAACACTGTATCTGGGAGTTATTTTAACCTCAGTACACACAGATATTTTATCCTTCCATGATATTTCATAGAACAGGTGtgccataatttatttctttaccaatagacatttaggttgttttcactgtgtcatatataaaaacacatttttggcAATTATTTTTGCACACATATCTCTGCTCTGCACATTTGTCAGAATATTTCTTTTGATTAGATTTCTAGAAACTGCTTTAATATGTCAAAGAATCTccatattttgcattttaatacattgtattcatctttaaaaaatttaaacttttccCCCAGTTTTTCATTAGTTTAAGTTAGctctattttttgtttgattgGTTTAGCTCCAGTTTAATCTCTAGAAAATTGTGGACATGGTTTTGGAGAAGCCCCTCTACGGGGAACTAAAGAAGCTGTGAAATCATCAGGGGAAGAATCCAAGCTCACCTTTGAAAGCCACACAGCTCCAGGACCATCCCTGTGTCCCtgagaaaaagaatcaaaacagGTAAATGGAAGTCAAGAAAAATGGAGAGTGGTTAGTGTTCAAAACCACATgaaggaagattttttaaaaagtaaaaccttcaatagtcttttaaaaaagattatttatttttgtgcagggagcctgatgtaggacttgatctccggtccccgggatcatgacctgagatgaaagcaggcatttacctgactgagtcactcaggcacccaaaATCTTCAATAGTCTTAAATGACGCAGTGAGATGTGCCTATTCATACATAGATCCTTGTGTCCTTAAGTAGAAAATAATCTTATGTGgtagtatttttaacattttaacttgTTACAAACTTCCAGTATTTCATGACTTTAGCCTTCATATTTCTCACAAAGACTTCTGATCGTCAAGACTAGAGACAACATTTTGCCACAAAGAGGGCTTTCAACAACTCTTTATAGAGCTGTTCTCCACTGCCCAGCTCTCCTGTCACTGGACGTAAGTGAATACAGAGATAAAGGACAAAGGAAAGGGCAGGGCCCTGCTAGCTTTCAGACAGccccaaagaaagaaacagatgcatATTTTCATATGCCTGGCTTTCAGAGAAGTATGAGGGAGGCTGTgcgctcatttttttttttccttttctcttcttcggCTCCCTCCGCCCTGTTCTTTGAAATAATCCTGAAACAGCTTAGTGACACAGCCTGTGGGCGGAGGCGTGGCTGACTTTTCTTCAGTGCGTGATAACCCAGAGGTCTCTCCCCTACAGGAATTCTCAGATGCCGAGTACCATGTTTCCTGTGACCTCCTGATTTTCTGTAGTAGTAGTAGTCAAGAGGTCTTTTCCCTACAGAAGTTCTTGGATGTTGACTGAGGTGGGCAGGTGCAAAAGGTCTTCCCATGTATCTTACACTCAAGGAGTTTCTCTCTTGCATGAATTCTTTAATGTCGAGTGAGAGATGAGCCACATCTCAAGGCTTTCCTCTACTCACTGTGTTCAGAGCGTATCTCCCCAGCACCACTCCTCAAAggtcaagggaaagaaaagctgtttcaaaggctttcccacactatTTGCACTCACCGTTTCCTTTCATGTGAATCGTCCCTTGCTGGACAAAGCAGAATGTTAGACAAAGGCCTTTCCACACTCACTGCCCTCATAgggcttctctccagtgtgacTCCTGCTGTGTGAAGTGAGGGAGAAGCTGTAGGGAAAACCTTCCCCACGTTCTTTACACACATGGGGCTTTTGTGCTGTGAGGGTCTCACGGggtcaaataaaatcagaagggGAAGGTCTTTGCCTAATCCCTGCACGTGTGGGGCTTGTCTCTAGTGTGAATCCCCTTGTGCTGCGTTAAGGGAAAGTTGCAGtgaaaggctttcccacactctTCGCATCCGAAGGGTTTTTTGCCATAGTGGGTCATGTTAGGCTGGATGAAAACAGAGTGATAGTTGACGGTCTTTCTGCATTCACTGCACTTATAGGGCTTCTTGCCGGTGTGGATATGGGGGTGGTGCATGACGTGTGACCTCCAGTTAAAGACCTTCCCACGCTCTATGCACTTACagggcttctccccagtgtgAATCCTCATGTGTCGAGCAAAATCTACTTTTTCACGAGTGACATTCCTAAGGCTTCCCTCCAGTGTGAATCTGCTGACGTCGAACAAGGAGGGGGGTAATTCTTGTTGAATGCTTTCTCACATTCTTTGTGTTTGTAAAGGGTCTGTCCAGCAGGAACCACTGTCTTTACTGGCCCTTGTGCGGCCCCGCCGTGAATAGCATCTCTGGCAGCATCTTGCTTCTGGAAAACCCTTGAGTGTAGACTCTCATCGGTCCGCAATCTGTGTGTTCAAGGCTTATCTTCTCCAGGAGGATCTCCTTGTGAGAAACGGTAATTGGTCTCCCTTCCTGAATTTTCAGCAATCTTTCCTGATCTCTGGTTTGCCCCAACCGGGAGGACCTGCTGGCTTCCTGAGTCTTCCCTGGAGCAAGGCCTCCTAACACAAAGCAGACTGGTCTCGGGCTTACCTTGTCACCTGGACAGGTCCTTCAGCAACGATCTCTCTCCGTCTCTTACCGGTGCTTCAAGCTGTTAGGTCGACTCGGGTTTGGGAATTGCATGCTCCAGTGAGACCAGAGTCCTGAAGGTCTCCAGCAGTACTTCCCAGAATAGGGTCCTCTGGGCCTGGTCCAGCTGCCCTCAGTCTTTCCAAGTGAAGGTCATGGACAGGTTTAAACACTGATGCCTGGAATGTGGAATGCCACCACAATCTAACAAGACAAAAGGTGCACACCAGCACAGAGTGTGCCTACGACTAGAGACACCAGAGAGCACTGTACCCCACAACAGCATTGGGAACACAAGTCACAGGGGGCTTCAGTTTCACTTTTTTTACTTCTGGGAATTGAACCCTCAGTTACTCTGGAAGGAAGGTCATACATGTGGTAGGAAGTGCACCCTAGTTGGGTCAGGGAAACCCTCCAAACACGCACTCAAATATGCATGTGAGCATGCACTCCAGGAATTTGGTCAAACGGGGAGTGGGGCTGCTTTATTTAGTCTATGCATGGACCCACATAAAACCGTACACAGGTGTGGAGTGGTAAAGTCAGTCCAGTCCAAACGCCCAGTGTAGGAGAAGGCATGCAAATTCCAGATCTCTTTTATGTTGCGTTTGGTTCTGTCTTTATTAATCAAACTCCTTTGAAAAATTTAACCTTGCTTCCTACCAGTCTTCCCAAAGAGAAGCTTTTCCACGTGTGGCCTGGGAGACCTGTATGAGAATGTTTACAACAAACATCTGGAGGGAGTCCAGGAAAGAGGGTGGCGAAGCGGCTTCTGCACCGAGTGGAACATTACTCACCTGTCCCAGAGTGTTCTAGCTGAGGCTGTAGCAGGGAATCGGAAGCATCACAGTTGACAATGCAGAATGTGAAGTCCCTCTGGAACTGGTGAGGAGTGGAGGCCATCGTGGGGAAGAAGGTGAGAGCAGTTTGAGCAGGACCTTGATCCACTGTACTCCCCTGCCCAGGCTGAAACTGGTTATGCCCATGAAGAGAAGAACCTGAAACTAGAGAAGGAAAGGCTGATTTGAAGGTTCTGGtcagccatagaaagaagaggacCGATGGCCATTGACACTCTGAGTATTGGGACTTCTGTCCGTTGTTGTAGTTCTTCTTGTAGCTATTTTGAATGGTCTCTGAGAGTATGATCACCTCAAGACAAGAGAGCGAATGACACTACCATTACAGGACCCCCATTGAAATGGCTTGACAGGGTGATTTTCAGCCAATATTtaagctttgttttatttttctgtctcctgtGCTGGCCAGAACCTCCATCTACAACGTCAAAGAGAGGGGGTGAAGatgctcttttcattttcctgatatgAAAAAAATCCAATATTTCATAACTGAGATTGTATTTAGTATGGATTTTTGTTCCCATCACCTGCTTGATTGCTTTCATAACGTATGTAAATATTAGGgtcagagaaatgaaggagtagACAAATACATTGCCTGGGAAAAGCCAAGAGAGTGTTCTCATCCATAGGATTTCTTGAATGTCAGTGCAGTGAAGATACAAGGTAGAGAGGTCAGCTGTATTTTCTAGACAGCAGAACTCTCCCCAGAATGGGAGGCACTAGTGGATGGCCATGATGAAGGCAGCTATGCTTGAGCTGGTCTGAAGAAGTGCTGGACTGTCTTGTGCAGGACAGGTGACCCCATTAGTCTCAGGATGCACACATTTGGGACAGACTCCTCTCCTGCAGTgattctccaagtgtggtccttGGTCTCAATTGTATCCACTTTGAAGAGTTCAAAAAAGGCTGACCTCTAAAGACTGACATCAGCGCCATGATAGCTCAATTACAAAATGAGTTAGCTTTGCTTCttgaaaatgtctattttttttctttagtgaatCTACCTTTCAGACCTGGTTTCAATGATATAGAGCAGTTTCTGAAATGATTACTACTTGCAGTCATTTGAGCCATCAGCAGCAACGCTTTTACGTAGCCTGAGTATCTTTGCTGGGAGTTGGTTCGAATTAGGTCACACCGGAAGCAACGCTGTACTCGGAGTCTGCTACTAGCTCTTCTTCCCGGCTTCTCCCGTGGCTCCAGTGCCAACTGGGGCCACACTAGGTGACAACCATTGTGAGTGCAGACTGTCACCTGCACATTTGGGTTCTTGGAGACCCCGTGGGGAGAGTGTCCACCACTATTCCTCTGCCTCCTTTCAG from Neovison vison isolate M4711 chromosome 6, ASM_NN_V1, whole genome shotgun sequence encodes:
- the ZNF80 gene encoding LOW QUALITY PROTEIN: zinc finger protein 80 (The sequence of the model RefSeq protein was modified relative to this genomic sequence to represent the inferred CDS: inserted 4 bases in 2 codons; deleted 1 base in 1 codon; substituted 3 bases at 3 genomic stop codons) — translated: MCGESQAGHNISPVTKQKAKMIQDKRLRTDESLHSRVFQKQDAARDAIHGGAAQGPVKTVVPAGQTLYKHKECEKAFNKNYPLLVRRQQIHTGGKPXECHXREKVDFARHMRIHTGEKPCKCIERGKVFNWRSHVMHHPHIHTGKKPYKCSECRKTVNYHSVFIQPNMTHYGKKPFGCEECGKAFHCNFPLTQHKGIHTRDKPHTCRDXAKTFPXSDFIXPRETLTAQKPHVCKERGEGFPYSFSLTSHSRSHTGEKPYEGSECGKAFV